A stretch of the Takifugu flavidus isolate HTHZ2018 chromosome 1, ASM371156v2, whole genome shotgun sequence genome encodes the following:
- the ube2ib gene encoding SUMO-conjugating enzyme UBC9-A isoform X1, whose translation MFPLASADLAMIPSVRPQVMSGIAFSRLTQERKAWRKDHPFGFVAVPTKNADGTMNLMNWECAIPGKKGTPWEGGLFKLRMLFKDDYPSSPPKCKFEPPLFHPNVYPSGTVCLSILEEDKDWRPAITIKQILLGIQELLNEPNIQDPAQAEAYTIYCQNRVEYEKRVRAQAKKFSPS comes from the exons AAGGCCACAAGTCATGTCAGGCATTGCATTCAGCCGGCTTACCCAGGAGCGCAAGGCGTGGAGGAAGGACCATCCTTTT GGATTTGTTGCTGTACCAACAAAAAATGCAGATGGAACCATGAATCTCATGAACTGGGAATGTGCTATTCCTGGGAAGAAAGGG ACTCCGTGGGAAGGGGGGCTTTTCAAACTGCGCATGTTGTTCAAGGATGATTATCCCTCTTCACCTCCTAAAT GTAAATTTGAGCCTCCACTCTTTCATCCAAATGTGTATCCATCGGGCACCGTATGCCTATCTAtcctggaggaggacaaggacTGGAGGCCAGCCATCACAATAAAGCAG ATCTTGTTAGGTATCCAAGAACTTCTAAATGAGCCAAATATACAGGATCCCGCCCAAGCAGAGGCTTACACAATCTACTG CCAAAACAGAGTAGAATATGAAAAAAGAGTTCGAGCACAAGCCAAAAAATTCTCCCCCTCGTAA
- the ube2ib gene encoding SUMO-conjugating enzyme UBC9-A isoform X2, giving the protein MSGIAFSRLTQERKAWRKDHPFGFVAVPTKNADGTMNLMNWECAIPGKKGTPWEGGLFKLRMLFKDDYPSSPPKCKFEPPLFHPNVYPSGTVCLSILEEDKDWRPAITIKQILLGIQELLNEPNIQDPAQAEAYTIYCQNRVEYEKRVRAQAKKFSPS; this is encoded by the exons ATGTCAGGCATTGCATTCAGCCGGCTTACCCAGGAGCGCAAGGCGTGGAGGAAGGACCATCCTTTT GGATTTGTTGCTGTACCAACAAAAAATGCAGATGGAACCATGAATCTCATGAACTGGGAATGTGCTATTCCTGGGAAGAAAGGG ACTCCGTGGGAAGGGGGGCTTTTCAAACTGCGCATGTTGTTCAAGGATGATTATCCCTCTTCACCTCCTAAAT GTAAATTTGAGCCTCCACTCTTTCATCCAAATGTGTATCCATCGGGCACCGTATGCCTATCTAtcctggaggaggacaaggacTGGAGGCCAGCCATCACAATAAAGCAG ATCTTGTTAGGTATCCAAGAACTTCTAAATGAGCCAAATATACAGGATCCCGCCCAAGCAGAGGCTTACACAATCTACTG CCAAAACAGAGTAGAATATGAAAAAAGAGTTCGAGCACAAGCCAAAAAATTCTCCCCCTCGTAA